CGTGCGGTCGGTCCGAGTGCCGGGGATCGCCGCTCGACACGACGACGGGAACAGCGGCCCCGGTCAGGAACGCGTCGGTGGCCGCGTGCTGGTCGCGGTCCAGCTCGCCGACCTCCACGAGCAGCGCGGCGGGCAGCAGGATCGCCTCGCGCTGCCACAGACGGGCGAGCCGGTCGCGCTCCGCCGCGTCCGTGGGGATGTCCTCGGCGCTCATCGCGTACAGCCCGAGCCCGGACCGCGCGGCCGCCGCGGCGGCGATCTCGGCCCGGCTGCGCAGATCGCCGCCGACCACCTCGACGAGCAGCGGCGCATCCGGGCGCGCGGCGGTGGTCCAGCCGGCGGCGACCCGGCTCGCGGCCAGGTCGTACGACGGTGGCAGTTCGTCAGGCACCGGAGTGCGGCGCAGCTGGCCGTGCAGCCGGGCGTCCAGGTAGGGCGAGCCGAGCAGGAAGTGCAGGATGCGTTCGTCGAGCCGCAGCCGGGACAGCGTCAGGCGCGACGCGTCGTCCAGCTCGACGATGCGCCAGCGCCGCAGCGGTGCCACAGGGGTCAGGGCGCTCCAGTGCGGTTCGGCGAGGGCGGCCAGGGCGAGCGAGAAGGTGGGGTACGCCCGCTCCGGGTCACCGCTCGCGGCGGCGCAACGGGCGGCGGTCGTGGGGTCCAGCTCGTAGGCGGCGGTGAGGAGTACGACGTCCCGTTCGAAGGCAGAGAGACCGAAGCAGGTGACGAGCGTGTCGAGGGGGGCGGTCGCGGGGGCCGCCGGGTCCTGTACGTGATCGACGGCTGTGTCACGACCGGGGGTGCCGTCGCCGGACTTCGATGCCGTGCCCGTTCCGGCCGTGCCAGGTCCGGCCGCGCGCGCCGCGTGGTTGTCGACACGGGCCAGGACGCGCCGGATCTCCGCGGTCAGCGTCGGGCTGCCGCCCGGTGCGCCCGCCATGCCCGTCCGGCGTGTCCCCATGTCCTCGCCTGCCCCCGTTGTCCCCATGCCGCCTCAGCTCTCCGCGTCCTCGGAGCCCCTCGCCGAAGAGGAGCCCGGCGACGATTGCGACGAGGAGTCCGAAGAAGGCGCGGCACCCGTGGTCTTGGCCGCGCCACGCGCGGGCCTGGCCGTCTGCGCCGCCTTGCTGGCCTGCGCATCCTTTCGGGCGCGGGCAGGTGCCTTGGCCGAAGCCTTCGCGGGCGCCTTGGCCTCGGATTTCGCGGGCGCCTTGGCCGCAGCCTTCGCAGGCACCTTCGCGACCGACCTGGCGGGCGCCTTATCACGCGCCTCCCGGACGTGCGCTTCTCCCGAAGTCCCGCTCTCCGCGGGAACGGGCTCGGGAGCCGGCGCGCCGCTCTCACTGTCCCGCGGCGCCTCCGCCCGGCTGCCCGGCGGCACCGGTGCCCCGGGCGCCCCGAACGGCAGCACCCGCGCCGTGAGCCGCTCCACCGGCTTCGCCGGCACCGGCGTCTCGCGGCCCTCGATGAAGACGAGGGCCGCCTGGTAGACCACCGACAGGGCGTACGGCGTCTGGTGAAGCATCCCCCACAGCTTCGACGTCTCGTCGATGTCCATCACCGTGGGCGTGAACCGCACCCGCTGCGCCGCCTCCGCGAGATCGCTGCCCGCCAGGTGCGGGAGTTGACCGGTCTCTTCGATGACGTCCTTCGGCAGAATCGGTGTCTCGTGCAGGGTTCGCACCACGGAGCCGATGAGCCGCTGCCCGACCAGGGTCGTCTCGTCGCCGTACGCACTGATGAGGTAGTGCAGGTCCAGCGCGGCGGCCGGCCGCTTCACCAGCGTGCCGTCGGACGCCCGGGTCGGCAGGTCGTTGTTGCGCATCGACGTGTTGGGCGTGACCTGGTAGAGGAACACGTTGAGGGTGGGGTAGTCCGGCGGCTCCGTCGGCGGCTTGTGCGGCTCCACCTTCACGGCCTCGTCGAACTCCGGGCCCACGTTGGACGCGAGCAGCAGGGCGAGGGCCTGGGTGACATGGGCGATGGCGAGTGCGTTGCTCATGAAGTCGGTTCCTCGGTTCCTCGATCCGTCATGTCACTCCCGCCCCCGCGCCAGATAGTCGGCCAGGCTCAAGGTCACGCCCGGCCGCTCCCTCGACGACGTACGCTGCCGGGCGCCGCCGGACGGCGACGGTCCCGCCGTCACCTCCAGCCGCCCGATCTGCACCTGGACCACCTGCTCGGGCGCCCGCGAGGGCCGCCGCGCCGCTGCCTGCCGTACGGCGTCCCGTGCCGCCGCGGTGTCTGCGGCGCTGGGCCGCGCGGCCGAGGCGGCAGCGGGGGATACGGCGTCCGTGCCCGGGGGGTGGGCACGGACGCCGTGCTCTGGGGTGCGCCCCGCTCAGTGCGCCCACGGCCCGCCGCCCGGTGCGCGGCGTCGGGCGCCGGCCGCTGCTCCGCGGCGACGGGCGCGACGGGGCGCAGCAGCGGCGCCTCGGGCAGTGCCCCCGGGGCGGGCCGCGGTGCCGGATCCGCAGGCGCACGTTCGGTGTGTACGACGGTCCGCTCCCGTTCCGTGTGTGTCCGGGGCGCGACAGCCGTCGGACGCGGCGCCTCCCCCGGGCGTACGGCGGACGGTGTGGCGGAGGGCCACAGCAGGTCGGAGCCGTCGTCCGGCTCCGGCGCGGTGCCGCGGACCGCGTCCACCCGCTCGAACGGGCCCGGCAGTCGGGGCCGTACCCGCACCACACCCGCACGCGGACCGGCGACAGCGGCCGGAGCGTGCCGGGCGATCAGCCGGTCGAGGAAGTCGGGAACCGGCGCCCCTTCGGCATCAGACATCCGCACACAGCTCCAGGTAGTAACGGCGCCGCAGCGGGCTGAGCGCCAGGATCTCCGGCTCGCTCCAGCCGTAGGAGGTGGCGAGCAGATGGACGTCGAGCAGCAGGTCCCGGGCCCAGGCGTCCAGTTCGGTCCACAGGTAGGAGGCGATGTCGAGTTCGGCCCGGGTGGCCTCGCCGCACTCGGGGCAGGCGACGTTGAGCGTCACGTCGGCCCCGGGGTCGGCGGCCTCGACGGCCTCGGCGATCCGACGCTGGACCGGGACCGGCAGGTCACCGGCGGCCACGGCCGTCCCGTCGCGCACCGCCGAGACCAGGCACCGGGCGAGCAGGGCCCTGCGCGGGTCGGCCGCCCGGGCCGCCGCCGTCAGGTCGGCGACCCCGGGCAGCCGGAACTCGACGTCCCAGCCGTCCTGCCGCACCCGCACGACGGACCCGGCGGACGAGTCGCCCCCGTCCACCGCACCTCCCTGCCGGTCGACCGGACCGCCCCGCCCGCCCAGCGACCGAGCGAACTCCCCGGCGTCCAGGTCGAACTCCATGTCCTCCCCGCACGCCGAGCACGCCAGCTGTACCTGCATCCGCTCCCCGAACAGGGCCCGGCGCAGCGCGAACAGGTCGGCCTCGCGCTCCCCCACCGGCAGTACCGGCAGGCTCGCGGCGTCGGCGTCCGGGCGGGCCGTGCGGTGCAGCAGCAGGGCGCGCCCGTTCGGTGCCTCGGCGAGGCCCGCCTCCCAGGTGGCCAGCAGCTCGGCCGCCCCGGTGATCGCCATGTTCTCCCCCCGCTTCCTCAACTGGCCCTATATCAGGCTGGGTTGAGGAACGACGGCTCCTCCGGCTCGGGCACCTCGTAGTCCCGCTCCCAGCCCTCGCACTCGAGCTTCAGCGACTGGATGGCCACCGCGTTGGCGTTGGCGTCCAGCTCGCCGAGGACCTGGTACTCGCTGGGCCAGGTCCGGTAGAGCTTGTGGGAGACGGCGACCTGGCCGGCCTCGTTGAGGACCTGGATGACTATGTCCTTGCGGAAGTCGGCGAGGGACACCTCGGAGCCGAGGCCCGCGCCGACCTGCCAGACCTTGTTGGCCCAGCGGTCGAACTCGGGGTCGTGGGTGACCCCGCGCTCCAGGGTGATGCCCTCGAACTCGGAGCGGCCCGGCGACTTGCGGGGAGACGACGGGTCGCCTCCGTGCCGGTGCTTGACGACTTCCGTCGTCCGCTTCAGGGGACTGATCTTGCTGATGCCGGCGACCGTACGACCGTCCCACAGGACCAGGAACTTGAAGTTCTTGTACGGGTCGAAGCGATGCGCGTTGACCGTGAACTCAGCCATCGGATTCCTTCAGTTCTCCACGATTCCCCGCGCCTAGAGCGCGAACTGCCCGGACGTCTGCTGGATTTTGACGATCACGAACTCCGCCGGCCGGACCGGTGCGATGCCGACGAGGACGTTGACGATGCCGTTCTCGATGTCCTCGGCGGTCGTGGTGTCGCTGTCGCACTTGACGAAGTAGGCGTCGCGGGGCGTGCCGCCCTTGAAGGCGCCCTGACGGAAGAGGGTGTGCAGGTACGAGGAGGCGGCGAGCCGGATCTGCTGCCACAGGTTCTCGTCGTTGGGCTCGAACACCACCCACTGGAGGCCTCGCTGGAGGCTCTCCTCGACGTGCAGGGCGAGCCGCCGCACCGGCACGTACTTCCACTCGCTGTCGAGGGCGTCGGAGCCCTCCAGTGTGCGCGCTCCCCAGACCACCGGGCCGTTCACCGGGAAGGTGCGCAGGCAGTTGACGCCGAGCGGGTTGAGCAGGCCGGTCTCGCGGTCGGTCAGGTCGACCGTGAGCGAGTGCACGCCGGCGAGCCGCGCCTCGGTGCCGGCCGGGGCCTTCCACACGCCGCGCTCTGCGTCGGTGCGGGCGATGACGCCGGCGACCGCGCCGGACGGCGGGAAGGAGCGCAGCCGACCGGTGAGCGGGTCGGTGAGCTGGAGTTGCGGGAAGTACAGGCCCGCGTGGTTGCCGCGCACGGCGTCGAAGGCGGCGAGCCCGGCCCGGGCGGTGTCGACGCTGACCCAGGTGCTGGGCGCGTCGACCAGCAGGAAGATCCGCCTCTCCTGGCACAGCCGCTGGGCGGCCGAGACGACGGTGACGGCGTCCTCCGTCTTCTCGTACGCCGCGAGTTCGGGCAGCACGAGGAGGTTGACGTCGGCGACGCCGCGCAGCGCCTGGATGCCGGACTTGTCGGCCTCGGAGCCGATGAGGTCGCGCGGTCCGGGCGCCTCGCCGTCCTCGCCGCCCTCCAGCGGGAAGACGGGCGGGTTGACCGAGGCCTCCAGGCCCAGGTCGTTGGCGCACTCGCCGAGGAAGCGGACGACGTCCTCGGGGTCGGTGGAGCCCGCGACGACCTGGATGCGCCGGCCGAAGGCGGTGACCTCGGCGCCCGCGAAGGCGTGCTTGCCGGGCGCGTCGGGCAGGGCGCGCAGCTTGCGCTCCAGCAGCAACGCCAGCTCGGCGACGGAGTGCGGGGCCTCGCCGTCGCAGTCGGGGTCGTAGAGCGTGAACTCCCGCTCGACGTCGCCGATCTTGACGGTGAGGTCCACGGCGAGGTCGGGCAGTTCGTGCCCGAACGGCTTGGAGACGGTGCCGGACGGGTCGGGCCGGCCCTCGCCGACGACCTCGACGCGGATCAGCCGGGAGCCGGCGTTGACGACGGTCTGTACGTACCGGCCGTGGGACGGGTCGGTGGACAGGCCGGTGAAGGTCTCGCGGGCCTCGCCCTTGGCGTCGTGGACGCGCAGGTTGAAAGTCTCGTCGGGGCAGGGCGTGTCGTAGTCGACGGCGACGCGCAGGCCGTTGCCCCACACGCCGGGTTCCTTGGCGTGCACCTTGAGTACGTCGCACTCGCTGTGGCCCTCGGTGGACTCCAGCGTGACGCAGGCGGCCTTGCCGCTGCCGGCCTTGGCGACGCGGACGATCACGGCGACGGTGCCGCCGTTGCCGAAGAACTGGTGAACGGCGTAGCCGACGGCGCTCTGGGCGCTCAACCCCCCGAAGCGGCGCTCGAACTCGGTGAAGCTGGTGACGCGGACCGGCTCGTTCAGCGGACCGCGGCGGGTGTGGCCCACGAAGGCGGTCACCGAGGTGGTCAGGGTCGAGATGGTGCGGGTGCTGCTGGGAAGCTCTTCGACGTAGACACCGGGATACGTCGGCTTGGCGGCGCTCACTGCACTCATCGGCATTCCCCCTCCTATCCCTGTCTAGGGCACCGGATGAAGGCACCAAGAGAGGTGAGGGAGAGACGTTTCGGCCGTACGCGAGGACCTGGCCCCCGTCCGTGGACGGTGGACACACGCGCACCTCATCAGTTCCCCCGTCAGTACCCGTGCGGTTCGGTCGCACGGGTCAAGCAGCGCGCTTGTGACTCCTGATGCTCAAGTGCTCAACCCACCCTGCTGCGTTCGGAGTTGACCGAACAAGACAGGTTCTGGCCAGCACAGTGGGAGGTTTCGTGAAGGCAGAATTCCGCGATCCACACATCACGCCCGCGCGCCCTCGTGGACCTGCCCACACCTCCTGCACGACGACGGTGATCACCGGGCGGAGGGCATGCCTGAAAGACCCCGCATTTCCGGCAACGGCGCCTCATCCGCCCGGCGCGCTCCCCGGATCCTCCCCCAGCCGTCCACCCCTCGATGGCCGGTTTCAGTGGGGCGGCATGGACGCGCACGGAGTTGACCGATGCCTTACGGGATCCATCTCCGACTGCCCCCTTTCGACCGGGACATGCCCGACCCAAACGCCAGGCCGCGCCACCCCTTCCAGACCGTAGAAATATCTACGAGCATGGCCAGTGCCGGACCGGCACGCGGAGCCCGAGGCTCCGCGGGTCACCGGCCCGTGTCCAGCGAGCGCCCGTCGGGGCGCGACCGACTGTGCCTGGGGTGGCCATGCAGAGCGTGATGTGGAAGCAAGCCGTCGAGTGGCTCGCCGCGGCCGCCCGGGACCCTCAGGAGTGCAAGCGGGAGTGGGACTACGGCACGGGCATGGCGCTCGTGGAGGCGGGGCGGTACTGGGACGTGCTCAGCGTCCCCGACCGGCTCGGCCTGCTCGCCCTGGACTATCTGTGGCGCGACCCCTTGAAGGTGCCCGGTCCCACCCTGGTGGACTGCGCGGCACGCAGAGTGGGCTTCTTCCTGCCACCCGACCCCGTCAGCGAGTGGGTCGGTTCCGGTGTCCGGCACGTCGGCCGGGGCTCCTGGGTCGCCGTGCCGCCGCCGTACCGGCCCGCCGGGCGCCTGGAGTGGCTGGTCCCGCCGGACGGCACGGGCAGCCTGCACGCCCCGGGGACGCTGGAGTCGGCCCTGCGGGAGGCCACCGAGACCCTCGCCGTGCTGGCGCCGGTCAGCGCGGAGCACGCCGTGGCTGACTGCTGGTGAGGCGAGTGCCCTCGGGGGCGGCCGTCGCCGGGTGCCGGCCGGCGGTCCAAGTGGTGACGGCGGCCCAGGTCTCGCTCGCGGACGGGGCCGCGAAGGAGACCCACTGGCCGTCACGGTGCTCCGGGACCGCGTGGCCCCTGGCCTGCCATTCGGCGACGAGCGCCGCGTAGATGGGCGGATGACCCCCGTATCCGCTGGTGAGTTCGGCAAACGACCGGGGAGCGGCGTCGTTCCCGAGAGGGCGCCGCGCCGTCTCAGTGCTGTCCATGCCCGGGCAACGCGACGCGCCGCACCGGTGGTACGCGGGCCGGGCCCCGTCCGTCGGGTCGAGTGAACCCGTCACCCGTACGGCGGCACGCGAGCACCGGACAAACATCCAGTCAGGCGGTCGCCCGTTCAGGACGGGGTCGTTCCCGGGCCGGTCGGACGGAACCACAGCCGCCGGGGTCATCGGCGACGCCCCCCCGGCCCGGGCCTCCGGTGCGTGCCCCCACCTCTTTCCGACGGTCTCCTCGACCCCGGCCGTACGCATCCGGTAACACTGACCTCAGACCGAGGACCGGGCCGGCGCCGCACCACGAACCGCCCGGAACCGGTCCTCCCGGTACGACGGCAGGGAGAGGCCATGTCACAGCGCCCTGACCTCCGGCAGCGCAGGGCCGCGCTGGAGCACGAGTGGTCCCGCTGGGTGCCGCGACTGAGCGTCGCGGGCGCGCGGCCGGGCGGCAGCGTGGCGTTGCGCCACGAGGTGACCGAGTCCTGGGCGCGTTCGCTGAGCAGCGTGGACCCGGGGCGGGACAGCGCCCCGGTCACCGACGGCGGCCCGGTGCACCAGCGTTGGACGTCCTCACCGCTGTACCGGCCGGTCTCGGACCTCGCCGGGGAACTGCACACCATCGCCGAGGACGCCGGGTTCGTCACGGCCGTCACCGACGAGTCCGGCACCATCCTGTGGACGTGCGGCGGCCCGACCATGCGCCGCCGGGCCGAGCGCGTCAACTTCGCGCCCGGCGGCCGGTGGGACGAGCAGGCCATGGGCACCAACGCCCTGTCCCTCGCCCTGCGCACCGGCCGTCCCAGCTCCGTCTTCTCGGCTGAGCACCTGGTGTCGGCCCTGCACGGCTGGGTCTGCTACTGCGCCCCGGTCCACGGCCCGGACGGACGCGTCCTCGGCGTACTGGACCTGTCGACCACCTGGGACCGTTCGCATCCCCTGGCCATGTCGACCGTACGCACGCTGGTGTCCACCATCGAGGCCCGCCTCACCACGGAACAGCCCCGCTCGGGACAGGTACGGCTCACCTGCCTCGGCCCGGAACAATCCGCACAGGCCGTACGGGAGGGACGGCCACTCCCCCTGCGCCCCCGCCAGTTGGAGATCCTCACCCTGCTCGCACTCGAGCCCGACGGCTTCTCCCCGGAGCGGCTGCGCGCCGCCCTGTACGGCGACCGGCCCGTCACCGCGTCCACGTTCAAGGCGGAGATCTCCCACCTGCGCCGCGCCCTCGGCGGCGGCATCTCCCCCCGCCGCTACGCCCTGACGATCCCGGTCTCCTGCGACGCCGCCGACGTCCTGCGCGCGCTGGAGCAGGGCGACACCGACACCGCCCTGCGCCTCTACGGCGGCCCCCTGCTCCCCCGCTCCGAGGCACCCGGCATCGAGGAGTGGCGCGCCCGCCTCGAAGTGGCCGTACGCGAGGCCGTACTGGCGAGCACCCGCCCGGAACACGCCCTGCGCTACGGCGAACGGGCCCCGTACGACGCGGAGATCCACGAGCACGCGCTGCGCCTTCTCGGCCCGGACGACACCCGCCGCGCGATCGCGCGGGGCCGCCTGACCACGGCCCGGCGCGACTGACCTCAGGTCACGGCACCAACCTTGCGCCAACCTCCCGGGAGCACAGTGAGGTCCTCACGACGGCGTGAACCGTAACCCGCCCGTCATCTCACCGAGGAGAGCCGCCATGGTGTACGCGCAGCCCGGAACTGACGGCAGCATCGTCACCTTCGCCCGCCGCTACGACAACTTCATCGGCGGCGACTGGGTCGCCCCCGTCGAGGGCCGCTACTTCGAGAACCCGACCCCCGTGACCGGCGAGGTCTTCTGCGAGGTCGCCCGCTCCTCCGCGGCCGACGTCGACCTGGCCCTGGACGCCGCGCACCGGGCGGCCGACCAGTGGGGCCGTACGTCCACCGCGGAACGCGCGCGTGTCCTCAACAGGATCGCGGACCGCATCGAGGAGAACCTGGAGAAGATCGCGGTCGCCGAGACCTGGGAGAACGGCAAGCCGGTCCGCGAGACGCTGGCCGCCGACATCCCGCTGGCCGTGGACCACTTCCGGTACTTCGCCGGCGTCGTCCGCGCGCAGGAGGGCAGCATCGCGGAGATCGACGCCGACACCGTCGCGTACCACTTCCACGAACCGCTGGGTGTGGTCGGCCAGATCATCCCGTGGAACTTCCCGATCCTCATGGCCACCTGGAAGCTGGCCCCCGCGCTGGCCGCCGGCAACTGCGTGGTCATCAAACCGGCCGAGCAGACCCCGGTCAGCCTCCTCTACGTCATGGAGCTGATCGCCGAACTGCTCCCGCCGGGCGTGGTCAACGTGGTCAACGGCTTCGGCGTGGAGGCGGGCAAGCCCCTGGCCTCCAGCCCGCGCGTGGCGAAGGTGGCGTTCACCGGCGAGACGACGACCGGCCGCCTGATCATGCAGTACGCGAGCGAGAACATCATCCCCGTCACGCTCGAACTGGGCGGCAAGAGCCCGAACATCTTCCTGCCCGACGTCATGGCCGCCGACGACGACTTCCTGGACAAGGCGGTCGAGGGCTTCGTGATGTTCGCCCTCAACCAGGGCGAGGTCTGCACGTGCCCGTCGCGCGCCCTGATCCCCTCGTCGATCTACGACGACTTCATGACCCGCTGCGTCGAGCGCACCCGGGCCATCGTCGGCGGCGACCCGCTGGACCCGGCCACCATGATCGGCGCGCAGGCGAGCAACGACCAGTACGAGAAGATCCTCTCCTACCTCGACATCGGCAGGAAGGAAGGCGCCGAACTGGTCACGGGCGGCAACCCCCGTACTGTCCCCGGCCTCGAGGGCGGCTACTACATCGAGCCGACGATCTTCCGCGGCAGCAACGACATGCGGATCTTCCAGGAGGAGATCTTCGGCCCGGTGGTCTCGGTGACGACATACGACTCG
The genomic region above belongs to Streptomyces coeruleorubidus and contains:
- the adh gene encoding aldehyde dehydrogenase yields the protein MVYAQPGTDGSIVTFARRYDNFIGGDWVAPVEGRYFENPTPVTGEVFCEVARSSAADVDLALDAAHRAADQWGRTSTAERARVLNRIADRIEENLEKIAVAETWENGKPVRETLAADIPLAVDHFRYFAGVVRAQEGSIAEIDADTVAYHFHEPLGVVGQIIPWNFPILMATWKLAPALAAGNCVVIKPAEQTPVSLLYVMELIAELLPPGVVNVVNGFGVEAGKPLASSPRVAKVAFTGETTTGRLIMQYASENIIPVTLELGGKSPNIFLPDVMAADDDFLDKAVEGFVMFALNQGEVCTCPSRALIPSSIYDDFMTRCVERTRAIVGGDPLDPATMIGAQASNDQYEKILSYLDIGRKEGAELVTGGNPRTVPGLEGGYYIEPTIFRGSNDMRIFQEEIFGPVVSVTTYDSVDEALKIANDTLYGLGAGVWTRDGNTAYRLGREIKAGRVWTNCYHAYPAHAAFGGYKKSGIGRETHKMMLDHYQQTKNILCSYSPQKLDFF
- a CDS encoding GAF domain-containing protein encodes the protein MSQRPDLRQRRAALEHEWSRWVPRLSVAGARPGGSVALRHEVTESWARSLSSVDPGRDSAPVTDGGPVHQRWTSSPLYRPVSDLAGELHTIAEDAGFVTAVTDESGTILWTCGGPTMRRRAERVNFAPGGRWDEQAMGTNALSLALRTGRPSSVFSAEHLVSALHGWVCYCAPVHGPDGRVLGVLDLSTTWDRSHPLAMSTVRTLVSTIEARLTTEQPRSGQVRLTCLGPEQSAQAVREGRPLPLRPRQLEILTLLALEPDGFSPERLRAALYGDRPVTASTFKAEISHLRRALGGGISPRRYALTIPVSCDAADVLRALEQGDTDTALRLYGGPLLPRSEAPGIEEWRARLEVAVREAVLASTRPEHALRYGERAPYDAEIHEHALRLLGPDDTRRAIARGRLTTARRD
- a CDS encoding phage tail sheath subtilisin-like domain-containing protein encodes the protein MPMSAVSAAKPTYPGVYVEELPSSTRTISTLTTSVTAFVGHTRRGPLNEPVRVTSFTEFERRFGGLSAQSAVGYAVHQFFGNGGTVAVIVRVAKAGSGKAACVTLESTEGHSECDVLKVHAKEPGVWGNGLRVAVDYDTPCPDETFNLRVHDAKGEARETFTGLSTDPSHGRYVQTVVNAGSRLIRVEVVGEGRPDPSGTVSKPFGHELPDLAVDLTVKIGDVEREFTLYDPDCDGEAPHSVAELALLLERKLRALPDAPGKHAFAGAEVTAFGRRIQVVAGSTDPEDVVRFLGECANDLGLEASVNPPVFPLEGGEDGEAPGPRDLIGSEADKSGIQALRGVADVNLLVLPELAAYEKTEDAVTVVSAAQRLCQERRIFLLVDAPSTWVSVDTARAGLAAFDAVRGNHAGLYFPQLQLTDPLTGRLRSFPPSGAVAGVIARTDAERGVWKAPAGTEARLAGVHSLTVDLTDRETGLLNPLGVNCLRTFPVNGPVVWGARTLEGSDALDSEWKYVPVRRLALHVEESLQRGLQWVVFEPNDENLWQQIRLAASSYLHTLFRQGAFKGGTPRDAYFVKCDSDTTTAEDIENGIVNVLVGIAPVRPAEFVIVKIQQTSGQFAL
- a CDS encoding DUF4255 domain-containing protein, whose product is MSNALAIAHVTQALALLLASNVGPEFDEAVKVEPHKPPTEPPDYPTLNVFLYQVTPNTSMRNNDLPTRASDGTLVKRPAAALDLHYLISAYGDETTLVGQRLIGSVVRTLHETPILPKDVIEETGQLPHLAGSDLAEAAQRVRFTPTVMDIDETSKLWGMLHQTPYALSVVYQAALVFIEGRETPVPAKPVERLTARVLPFGAPGAPVPPGSRAEAPRDSESGAPAPEPVPAESGTSGEAHVREARDKAPARSVAKVPAKAAAKAPAKSEAKAPAKASAKAPARARKDAQASKAAQTARPARGAAKTTGAAPSSDSSSQSSPGSSSARGSEDAES
- a CDS encoding phage tail protein, whose product is MAEFTVNAHRFDPYKNFKFLVLWDGRTVAGISKISPLKRTTEVVKHRHGGDPSSPRKSPGRSEFEGITLERGVTHDPEFDRWANKVWQVGAGLGSEVSLADFRKDIVIQVLNEAGQVAVSHKLYRTWPSEYQVLGELDANANAVAIQSLKLECEGWERDYEVPEPEEPSFLNPA